The following proteins are encoded in a genomic region of Spirosoma sp. SC4-14:
- a CDS encoding BatD family protein encodes MLFAIFPKFLVLFFCFSLIAYGQSAENEITIELGATNFSIERPFTISVIIPNSETRPVIDFPDIAGFTKKGLSASVTPGEVGGKTITNQVITQNYQARAPGRFRVPPFSIEVNDETIQSEGTILVVRPSATATGPETLTAITPPPSGAAFLSLRASRSSIYEGESVALTLSFFVADNYPYQLQFTSLDKQLQEIVKKIHPANAWEENLNISELEPVPVLVGGKKFREYRLYQSVFFPLSKQTLKLPAVSIWLGRQPVIGPPTAKPETLVLTSKPITVLVRPLPVHPLRGRVPVGAFHLEEGLERRQVKVGQSVRYSFTITGEGNIATLPAPAILSDTTNVDVFPPQERHTVTNSGSSITGRKTFTYFVVPHQNGNISLANRFQWIYFDPQTARYDTLRPRLALRVGGKELDEALSSSSLDGSVVNGETSSARSSGDSLYAGIEAMDSTYQPISIPALIRAIANVLIVMMLLGMIFVFLKK; translated from the coding sequence ATGCTATTTGCAATATTCCCAAAATTTCTTGTATTATTTTTTTGTTTCTCGCTAATTGCTTACGGACAATCTGCTGAGAATGAAATAACTATTGAATTAGGTGCTACAAATTTTTCGATTGAACGGCCCTTCACCATTTCGGTTATCATTCCGAATAGTGAAACGCGGCCTGTTATCGATTTTCCCGACATTGCCGGGTTTACCAAAAAAGGCTTATCTGCCAGCGTAACACCTGGTGAAGTTGGCGGAAAAACAATTACAAATCAAGTGATTACGCAAAATTATCAGGCGCGGGCACCTGGTCGTTTTCGCGTTCCTCCGTTTAGTATAGAAGTTAACGACGAAACCATACAATCGGAAGGGACTATTCTGGTAGTTCGGCCATCGGCTACAGCAACCGGCCCCGAAACCCTGACCGCTATTACACCTCCGCCCAGTGGGGCTGCGTTCCTGTCGCTCCGTGCATCGAGATCCTCAATCTATGAGGGAGAGAGCGTTGCCCTGACCTTGTCTTTTTTTGTGGCCGATAATTATCCCTACCAGCTTCAGTTTACATCACTGGACAAACAATTGCAGGAAATCGTAAAAAAAATTCACCCGGCTAATGCCTGGGAAGAAAACCTGAATATTAGTGAACTGGAACCCGTACCTGTTTTGGTGGGGGGAAAAAAATTCAGAGAGTATCGGCTGTATCAATCGGTATTTTTTCCCTTGTCGAAACAGACGCTAAAACTCCCTGCCGTATCAATCTGGCTAGGCCGTCAACCCGTTATTGGGCCACCGACAGCCAAGCCCGAAACACTCGTACTGACAAGTAAACCCATAACCGTACTGGTTCGGCCGCTACCAGTTCATCCACTACGGGGGCGTGTGCCGGTAGGAGCATTCCATCTCGAAGAAGGGCTTGAACGACGCCAGGTGAAGGTTGGCCAGAGTGTTCGGTATAGCTTTACCATCACCGGCGAAGGTAATATTGCTACGCTTCCGGCTCCGGCCATTCTGAGCGACACCACAAACGTCGATGTGTTTCCTCCTCAGGAGCGGCATACTGTTACAAACAGTGGTAGTTCGATAACTGGCAGGAAAACGTTTACCTATTTTGTTGTTCCCCATCAGAATGGAAATATTTCGTTGGCAAATCGGTTTCAATGGATTTATTTCGACCCGCAAACCGCCCGATACGATACCTTACGCCCTCGGTTGGCATTACGGGTTGGCGGTAAAGAGCTGGATGAGGCCCTCAGTTCATCGTCTTTGGACGGCTCTGTTGTAAACGGCGAAACCAGTTCAGCCAGATCATCGGGCGATTCGCTATATGCTGGCATAGAAGCAATGGATAGCACCTATCAGCCTATTAGCATACCCGCTTTAATTCGGGCTATTGCCAATGTTTTGATTGTAATGATGCTATTAGGAATGATCTTTGTGTTTTTAAAAAAGTAA
- a CDS encoding nuclear transport factor 2 family protein, with protein sequence MKTILTLVSALLFTVTAFAQQTTDPGQDPTALGNAFFKALLDEDGGSISKLITPDFSLTSFDGNTVDGDMLAQGISGGYVVVDAGTVSDARTRQYNNNSAVMTGIWKAKGNVQGQGFDNTVAFSVVSAKQGDVWKIVNIQFTPIH encoded by the coding sequence ATGAAAACAATACTTACCTTAGTTTCAGCCCTGCTATTCACAGTAACTGCATTTGCCCAGCAAACTACCGATCCAGGCCAGGACCCGACCGCACTCGGCAACGCATTCTTCAAAGCCCTTCTCGATGAAGATGGGGGCAGCATTAGCAAACTAATTACCCCTGACTTTAGCCTTACCAGCTTCGATGGCAACACGGTAGATGGCGATATGCTGGCTCAGGGAATTAGTGGCGGCTATGTAGTTGTTGATGCAGGCACTGTTTCAGATGCCCGCACACGTCAATACAACAATAATTCGGCCGTCATGACAGGCATCTGGAAAGCGAAAGGCAACGTTCAGGGACAAGGTTTCGACAACACGGTTGCCTTTTCGGTTGTATCGGCAAAGCAGGGGGATGTATGGAAAATCGTGAACATTCAGTTTACGCCCATCCATTAA
- a CDS encoding MBL fold metallo-hydrolase has protein sequence MTIQFFGAARTVTGSKHLITTNGGKQILLDCGLFQGINTDELNQQFGFDPSQVDYMVLSHAHIDHTGLIPRLVRQGFSGPIYTTSSTIDLCEIMLMDSARIQERDLERVNERRKRRGQAELEALYDVDDVQKALDLMRPVEYHHPFVICEEAMGLLTDAGHLLGSASVSLTIREKNRNGGVEEKHLFFSGDIGRPDDKILRSPEPFPQADYIICESTYGDRRHEAEPDMKAHLLRIVQQTCVENHGKLIIPAFAVDRTQELIYALDQLSSEGRLPRLPVYIDSPMAVSATRVMQSHEEDFNPEILAYINKDGDAFNFPNLHYISDVMESKAINDSREPCIIIAPSGMAEAGRIKHHIKNNIEKPTTTILMVGYASPSSLGGALKRGDKEVTIFGDRYQVRARIEIMDSFSAHGDYYEMLEFLSCQDPAKVKTVFLVHGEYDKQVIWKEKLQAAGFKHVEIPDMKEKVSL, from the coding sequence ATGACTATTCAGTTTTTTGGCGCGGCACGCACCGTAACCGGCAGTAAGCACTTGATCACTACAAACGGCGGTAAACAAATTCTGCTCGATTGTGGACTTTTTCAGGGAATCAATACCGACGAGCTAAATCAGCAGTTTGGGTTCGATCCTTCCCAGGTCGACTATATGGTGCTTTCGCACGCCCATATCGACCACACAGGTCTGATTCCGAGGCTGGTGCGACAAGGATTTAGTGGGCCAATCTATACCACCTCGTCTACCATTGATCTCTGTGAAATTATGCTCATGGATAGTGCCCGCATTCAGGAACGCGATCTTGAGCGGGTAAACGAACGGCGAAAACGCCGTGGACAGGCTGAACTCGAAGCACTATACGACGTAGACGACGTGCAGAAAGCGCTTGATCTGATGCGACCCGTTGAGTACCATCATCCGTTCGTGATCTGCGAAGAAGCTATGGGTCTGTTGACCGATGCTGGGCATTTGCTGGGAAGTGCATCCGTTAGTTTAACCATCCGCGAAAAGAATCGAAACGGCGGTGTTGAAGAAAAACACCTCTTCTTCAGTGGTGATATTGGCCGACCCGACGATAAGATTCTGCGGTCGCCGGAGCCGTTTCCTCAGGCCGACTACATCATCTGCGAATCGACCTACGGCGACCGTCGGCATGAGGCTGAGCCAGATATGAAAGCGCATTTGCTTCGGATTGTTCAGCAAACGTGCGTCGAAAATCATGGCAAACTAATTATTCCGGCCTTTGCTGTCGACCGCACGCAGGAACTGATTTATGCGCTGGACCAACTCTCCAGCGAAGGGCGTTTGCCCCGACTCCCGGTTTATATCGACAGCCCCATGGCAGTTAGTGCAACGCGGGTGATGCAAAGTCACGAGGAAGATTTTAATCCGGAAATACTGGCTTATATCAATAAAGATGGTGATGCCTTCAATTTTCCGAACCTGCACTACATTTCCGATGTCATGGAATCAAAAGCCATCAACGATAGCCGGGAGCCCTGCATTATTATTGCGCCATCGGGCATGGCCGAAGCAGGGCGGATCAAGCACCACATCAAAAACAATATTGAAAAGCCAACTACAACGATTTTGATGGTTGGGTATGCATCGCCCAGCAGCTTAGGTGGAGCCTTGAAGCGGGGCGATAAGGAAGTGACTATTTTTGGCGATCGGTATCAGGTGCGTGCGCGCATTGAAATCATGGATTCTTTTTCGGCTCATGGCGACTACTACGAGATGCTCGAATTTTTGAGCTGCCAGGACCCGGCTAAAGTTAAAACGGTTTTTCTGGTACATGGCGAATACGACAAGCAGGTTATCTGGAAAGAAAAACTACAGGCTGCTGGCTTTAAACACGTCGAAATTCCAGACATGAAGGAGAAAGTGAGTTTATAG
- the pbpC gene encoding penicillin-binding protein 1C: MVRSILEKVLVITKQIWKRRAVKALLLTLVLFLAVDFFFPIKTSVPYSTLVTARNGTILHAFLSRDDKWRMYTELSEITPTLREAILFKEDKYFRYHFGFNPIAILRAAGRNLLSGKRTSGASTITMQTVRLLEPRERTYGSKLIELFRAVQLEVHYSKDEILQLYLNLIPYGGNIEGLKSASLLYFGKPPKLLSLAELTTLTIIPNRPSSLRPGSNNAHIVEERNVWLKRFRTQHLFDDGAIDDALNEPLAAYRRAAPQLTPHLARRLRTEYVDMPIIQSTISLATQATAERLVQNYANRVRALNIHNSAVLIVDNRTHEVIAYVGSANFDNTFDGGQVDGVRAVRSPGSALKPLLYGLAFDEGLITPKTRLNDVPTNFGGYEPDNYDRRFNGPVTAEFALANSLNIPAVALLKEIGTPSLIAALQKSGFITIKKQAKELGLSMILGGCGVTLEEMTRLYTGFAHGGEIKNLLFTQSGTHPTASRVRSGGILSQEATYLVTNTLTQITRPDLPNNFDNSYHLPRIAWKTGTSYGRRDAWSIGYNQRYTIGVWVGNFSGVGVAELSGANTATPLLFQLFNALDYNSPTGWFRRPGNNLSTRLICPETGDVPGEFCTNTVTDYYIMGVSRYRRCQHRKAVFTNAAGTLSYCAHCKPDSGYVRRSYPNLAPEVVTFYQNRHIPFETIPPHNPACERVFGTSGTKPLITSLNDGSEYYINPKQPAELELSCQAANDVQTVFWYLNNKLYRKASPGEAVFFKPQPGALKISCADDRGRYSDLHVLIKRE; encoded by the coding sequence ATGGTTAGGTCAATATTGGAAAAGGTTCTCGTCATCACCAAACAAATTTGGAAACGGCGGGCCGTAAAAGCCCTCCTGCTTACCTTGGTGCTGTTTTTGGCGGTTGACTTTTTCTTTCCAATCAAGACCTCGGTGCCCTACTCCACGTTAGTCACTGCCCGAAACGGCACTATTCTGCACGCCTTTCTTAGTCGCGACGACAAGTGGCGCATGTATACCGAACTCTCTGAAATTACTCCTACTCTTCGGGAAGCTATTTTGTTTAAAGAAGACAAATACTTCCGGTACCATTTCGGTTTTAATCCGATTGCTATACTACGGGCGGCTGGCCGCAATTTGCTATCGGGCAAACGTACGTCGGGCGCATCGACCATCACCATGCAAACGGTACGGCTGCTCGAACCGAGAGAACGAACATATGGCAGTAAACTTATCGAACTGTTTCGGGCCGTTCAGCTTGAAGTACATTATTCAAAAGACGAAATTCTGCAACTATACCTCAATTTGATTCCTTATGGTGGCAACATCGAAGGTTTAAAATCGGCGTCGTTACTTTATTTCGGGAAACCGCCTAAACTACTCAGCCTGGCCGAACTGACAACGCTGACCATTATTCCTAATCGGCCATCGAGCCTGCGCCCTGGCAGCAACAATGCACATATTGTTGAGGAACGGAACGTGTGGTTAAAGCGCTTTCGCACCCAACATCTTTTCGATGATGGTGCTATCGACGACGCGCTCAACGAGCCACTCGCAGCCTACCGGCGAGCCGCCCCTCAACTTACACCACATCTTGCCCGTCGGTTACGTACCGAATACGTCGATATGCCCATTATCCAGTCAACTATATCACTGGCCACGCAGGCTACCGCCGAACGACTGGTTCAAAATTACGCGAATCGTGTTCGGGCATTGAATATCCACAATTCGGCCGTATTGATTGTGGATAATCGTACCCACGAAGTTATTGCCTATGTTGGCTCAGCAAATTTCGACAATACGTTCGATGGGGGTCAGGTCGATGGCGTGCGGGCAGTTCGGTCGCCGGGGAGCGCGTTGAAACCGCTGCTCTACGGACTGGCGTTCGATGAAGGACTCATTACACCCAAAACCAGGCTCAACGATGTGCCGACTAATTTCGGCGGTTATGAACCTGATAATTACGATCGCCGGTTCAATGGTCCGGTTACGGCTGAGTTTGCGCTGGCCAATTCGCTGAATATTCCGGCGGTTGCTCTACTGAAAGAAATAGGAACACCCAGCCTGATTGCCGCTTTGCAGAAATCAGGGTTCATAACTATTAAGAAACAAGCCAAAGAGCTGGGGCTTTCGATGATTTTGGGTGGTTGTGGGGTAACACTGGAAGAAATGACCCGGCTTTACACCGGATTTGCGCATGGCGGTGAGATAAAAAATTTACTATTCACCCAATCGGGCACTCATCCAACGGCATCCCGAGTTCGTTCAGGAGGTATTCTCTCGCAGGAAGCTACTTATCTGGTGACGAATACGCTTACGCAAATAACCCGTCCCGATCTGCCTAATAACTTCGACAATAGCTATCACTTACCGCGAATTGCCTGGAAAACCGGCACATCGTATGGCCGACGCGATGCCTGGAGCATTGGCTACAATCAGCGTTATACAATTGGGGTTTGGGTAGGCAATTTTTCGGGTGTTGGTGTAGCCGAGCTTAGCGGAGCCAATACAGCCACGCCTTTACTCTTTCAGCTTTTCAACGCACTGGACTATAATTCGCCCACCGGATGGTTTCGTCGGCCGGGCAATAACCTGTCAACGCGCCTGATATGCCCCGAAACGGGCGATGTTCCGGGTGAGTTCTGCACCAATACTGTAACCGACTATTACATTATGGGCGTATCGCGTTATAGGCGTTGTCAGCACCGGAAAGCAGTATTTACCAATGCTGCCGGAACCCTCTCCTACTGCGCTCACTGCAAGCCCGACAGTGGATATGTCCGTCGTAGTTACCCTAATCTGGCACCAGAGGTTGTAACTTTTTATCAAAACCGGCACATACCCTTTGAGACAATTCCTCCACACAATCCGGCTTGTGAGCGTGTATTTGGCACATCGGGAACGAAACCGCTAATTACCAGCCTGAACGATGGCAGCGAGTACTACATCAATCCAAAACAACCCGCCGAACTGGAATTAAGCTGTCAGGCAGCCAACGATGTGCAAACGGTATTCTGGTATCTAAATAATAAGCTATACCGCAAAGCCAGCCCTGGCGAAGCTGTTTTTTTCAAACCCCAGCCGGGCGCTTTAAAAATTTCCTGCGCCGACGACCGTGGCCGATATAGTGACCTGCACGTACTGATAAAAAGAGAATGA
- a CDS encoding alpha-2-macroglobulin codes for MRPRFLYPGYLISGLCISFCLLQNCSRLPFNEVAIVGRNFDDEIQQTQNLTFSFNKNIGPPGQLNEWDSTQYVRFIPAVRGKFKWTAPNELVFSPATSFGPATDYRAELTDNLLKRSEQKDLKVSGDEIAFHTPYLQITSIESWWAKSRETGQPIARLRLNFNYPLNTADVSDKVAVLADDKTLGTQVTQTEPQTNVALTLSNAPALKNEQPLTVQLAKGVKVPKTAYVSKETIEETGTLPSRYKLEIADVQTSFENTGTGGPQGIVRVITTQELQPGELSRYYSIQPNVETTAELTENGFMIRGNFSETDTYVLTLTDQIRGTLGTKLEEPVTRDLFFGKMPASIQFANRKALYLSSKGARNVGLTIVNVPKVQVKIAKVYENNILNYLRTDRYEEYTEKGNGEWGPSGAFNYGDDESGDLSDVLVDKTVETTNLPKVGGVSALNLSLPESPQNGKYQGVYLVTVSSKDEAYLQTSQLVSVSDIGLIAHQTAEEVQIWANSIRTAEPLQGVELTLVSSNNQSVYTLKTDGSGFARFEKVNEKAPGFKIALITARIESPTANDFNFLFLPDTQVETSRFEVDGKRDNESGFDAFVYGDRDIYRPGETIHFNTLIRSQTWKSVGEIPVIIRLLMPNGRELRAFRKTTNAQGAVTTDIPLDPAAVTGTYTIEVSNANNVLLTSQSVSVEEFIPDRIKVDVLTDRTSYKSGQTITLSATAQNLFGPPASDRAYEMELQLKRRVFAPKGFEEYSFDIPNETTFPKELRQGRTNANGQATERFAIPALYQDIGLLEGKLFVTVFDENGRPVNRLRRFDVLTQDTFFGVRLPDRYVTTNAPITAELVALDASGAIRPSASAYVEVVRYEYQTVIEKKNDQVKYNTKRREKSVYSNTLLFKAGKASFRYVPTVSGQYEIRIRRAAQSNELAVNYAATGFYAYGYGSTSASSFEVSQEGQVLMTLDKSVYQTGDKANVLFKAPFDGKLLVTVERNHILESHWLTTSNKSVEWSFSVGNDHLPNVYVTATLIRAMDDTNLPLTVAHGFVPVLVQDDNTKLPVVITAAPQSRSKTRQTVKVKTTSNAQVTIAVVDEGILQLKNFKTPDPHGFYYQKRALEVSSHDLYALLYPELSLRSSSSVGGDGYDLERRVNPLSNGRVKLVALWSGILETGSDGEATFTVDIPQFSGDLRIMAVAYKDNRFGSANSNMKVADPIVISTGVPRFLTPGDQVELPVNLSNTTKQPATVTARLSLEGPLMADSLSTRKITLQPGRESRTIFRVSTKQAIGPGAITISVNGLNETFTDKTEITVRPAASLQKITQSGAVAGGKTQTLQLAGNGFLPGTARASVSLSRSPVAQYGNELSYLLGYPHGCLEQTISKAFPQLYFADLTKQLGSNTYFVRSGESDLNPATNVRQAVQKIEGQQTQNGGFSMWPGQPEVDEWATAYAVHFLSQAQEAGYEVRNSVLSSALDHLTNFTNNPATENVVSYDESGGRTVKKVASRTAIYGLYALAIAGKPNRSAMNYYKQTIGSLTPDSRYLLAAAFFRLGDTRSFNALLPKQFTDATTDRQTGGSYASPLRNLALTLDALVDTDRDNLQIPTLARQLSTALRQSGYLNTQEAAFAFLALGKLAHQHANSTATATLSAGGKSLGAMTGTFLNIKRVPTNQPLSLTAKGSGNVYYFAQSEGVPADGKISEEDNGLRVRRDFLDRDGKPIGDIRQNDLVVVKITLVSTNGLTIDNVVVTDLLPAGLEVENPRLTEQRDMPWIKNPTQPDHFDLRDDRINFYTTATATQRTFYYLARAVSKGRYVLGPVSADAMYNGDYHSYNGSGIVTIK; via the coding sequence ATGCGTCCCCGATTCCTATACCCTGGCTATCTGATTTCTGGTTTATGCATTTCGTTTTGTTTACTTCAGAATTGTTCCCGTCTCCCTTTCAATGAAGTAGCTATAGTGGGCCGTAATTTCGATGATGAAATTCAGCAGACGCAGAATTTAACCTTTTCGTTCAATAAAAATATTGGTCCCCCCGGCCAGCTCAACGAGTGGGATTCTACGCAGTATGTACGATTTATTCCGGCCGTACGGGGCAAATTCAAATGGACAGCTCCCAACGAACTGGTCTTTTCACCAGCCACCTCGTTCGGTCCGGCAACCGACTACCGGGCCGAACTGACAGATAACCTGTTGAAACGTTCGGAACAGAAAGACCTGAAGGTATCGGGCGATGAGATTGCGTTCCATACGCCTTATCTGCAAATTACAAGTATTGAAAGCTGGTGGGCAAAATCGCGGGAAACGGGGCAACCCATAGCCCGATTACGGCTTAATTTCAACTACCCGCTCAACACCGCCGACGTGTCAGATAAAGTAGCCGTTCTGGCCGACGACAAAACTCTCGGCACGCAGGTTACCCAAACCGAACCGCAAACCAATGTAGCACTGACTCTGAGCAATGCGCCTGCTCTGAAAAATGAACAACCCCTTACGGTCCAACTCGCCAAAGGTGTCAAGGTTCCTAAAACAGCCTATGTCAGCAAAGAAACGATTGAAGAAACCGGAACCCTCCCATCGCGCTATAAACTGGAAATTGCCGACGTCCAGACATCGTTTGAAAACACAGGAACGGGCGGACCACAGGGAATTGTTCGAGTCATTACCACGCAGGAATTGCAACCGGGCGAACTGAGCCGCTATTATTCCATTCAACCGAATGTTGAGACTACGGCCGAACTCACCGAAAATGGCTTTATGATCCGGGGAAACTTCAGTGAGACCGACACTTACGTACTGACGCTCACCGACCAGATTCGGGGAACGCTCGGCACCAAACTCGAAGAGCCCGTCACACGCGATTTGTTTTTCGGAAAAATGCCCGCCAGCATTCAGTTTGCCAATCGAAAGGCGCTTTACCTGTCGTCGAAAGGTGCCCGAAATGTTGGGCTGACGATTGTTAATGTACCAAAGGTACAGGTCAAAATAGCGAAGGTTTATGAAAACAACATCCTGAACTATCTGCGCACAGACCGCTACGAAGAATACACAGAAAAAGGCAACGGCGAATGGGGACCTTCGGGAGCGTTCAATTATGGCGACGATGAATCAGGTGATCTCAGCGATGTTCTGGTCGACAAAACAGTTGAAACAACGAATCTGCCAAAGGTTGGTGGCGTATCGGCACTCAATCTATCTCTGCCCGAGTCACCGCAGAACGGAAAATATCAGGGCGTTTATCTGGTAACTGTTAGCTCGAAAGATGAAGCCTATTTACAGACCAGCCAGCTCGTATCGGTATCAGATATTGGCCTGATTGCCCACCAGACGGCCGAAGAAGTTCAAATTTGGGCTAATTCGATCCGAACGGCGGAACCATTGCAGGGCGTTGAGCTTACACTCGTCAGCAGCAATAATCAGTCGGTATATACGCTCAAAACGGATGGTAGTGGCTTTGCCCGATTTGAGAAAGTGAACGAGAAAGCTCCCGGTTTCAAAATTGCGCTCATAACGGCCCGCATCGAAAGTCCAACTGCCAATGATTTTAATTTTCTGTTTCTGCCCGATACGCAGGTAGAAACCTCACGTTTTGAGGTTGACGGCAAACGCGATAATGAATCAGGCTTCGATGCCTTTGTCTATGGCGACCGCGACATTTATCGACCCGGAGAAACCATTCATTTCAACACCCTGATCCGGTCGCAAACGTGGAAAAGTGTAGGCGAAATTCCGGTTATCATCCGACTCCTGATGCCGAACGGCCGTGAACTACGTGCTTTCCGCAAAACTACGAATGCGCAGGGAGCCGTCACAACAGATATTCCCCTCGATCCGGCCGCCGTAACCGGAACCTACACCATCGAAGTTTCGAACGCCAATAATGTATTGTTAACGTCTCAATCAGTCAGTGTCGAAGAATTCATTCCAGACCGGATTAAAGTGGATGTTCTTACCGATCGAACCAGCTATAAATCGGGTCAAACGATCACGCTTTCGGCTACAGCTCAGAACCTCTTTGGCCCGCCCGCATCCGACCGAGCTTATGAAATGGAGCTTCAGCTCAAACGCAGAGTATTCGCGCCAAAAGGATTTGAAGAATATTCGTTCGACATTCCCAACGAAACCACCTTTCCCAAAGAACTACGGCAGGGACGCACAAACGCCAATGGACAGGCAACCGAACGATTTGCCATACCAGCCTTATATCAGGACATTGGCCTGCTGGAAGGTAAACTATTTGTAACGGTATTTGACGAAAACGGCCGTCCCGTCAATCGGCTCCGGCGCTTCGATGTGCTAACTCAGGATACGTTCTTTGGCGTTCGGCTTCCCGACCGTTATGTAACTACCAATGCTCCCATTACGGCCGAACTTGTTGCGCTCGATGCCAGCGGAGCCATACGTCCTTCGGCCTCGGCTTATGTAGAAGTAGTTCGCTACGAATATCAGACCGTGATCGAAAAGAAAAACGATCAGGTTAAGTATAATACAAAGCGCCGGGAAAAATCGGTGTACAGCAATACATTGCTGTTCAAAGCCGGAAAAGCCAGTTTCCGGTATGTACCAACCGTTTCGGGCCAGTATGAGATTCGGATTCGGCGGGCTGCACAGTCCAATGAATTAGCTGTTAATTATGCCGCAACAGGTTTTTATGCCTACGGATACGGTAGCACGTCGGCCTCTTCGTTTGAGGTAAGTCAGGAAGGGCAAGTGCTGATGACACTCGACAAATCAGTTTATCAAACCGGCGATAAGGCAAACGTATTATTCAAAGCCCCTTTCGATGGCAAACTGCTGGTGACGGTTGAGCGAAATCACATACTGGAATCGCACTGGCTAACCACCAGCAACAAATCGGTTGAGTGGAGCTTTTCGGTTGGGAACGACCATCTGCCAAACGTATATGTAACAGCCACGCTGATTCGAGCAATGGACGATACGAATCTGCCGCTTACGGTGGCGCATGGATTTGTGCCCGTATTGGTTCAGGACGACAACACCAAACTACCGGTAGTCATTACGGCAGCTCCACAATCGCGTTCGAAAACCCGGCAGACGGTAAAAGTTAAAACGACCAGTAATGCGCAAGTGACCATAGCTGTAGTGGACGAAGGTATTTTACAGCTCAAAAACTTCAAAACACCCGATCCGCACGGTTTTTATTATCAGAAGCGAGCGCTCGAAGTCAGCAGCCACGATCTATATGCATTGCTCTACCCCGAGCTTTCGCTACGGTCGTCGTCGAGTGTGGGGGGCGATGGCTACGATCTCGAACGGCGCGTTAATCCGCTAAGTAATGGCCGCGTAAAACTGGTTGCGCTCTGGAGTGGTATTCTGGAAACAGGCTCCGATGGTGAAGCTACGTTTACGGTCGACATTCCGCAGTTCTCCGGCGATCTGCGTATTATGGCCGTAGCCTATAAAGATAATCGGTTCGGATCTGCCAATAGCAACATGAAGGTTGCCGATCCCATCGTGATTAGCACCGGCGTACCGCGTTTTCTGACGCCTGGCGATCAGGTTGAGCTTCCGGTCAATTTAAGCAATACTACCAAACAACCAGCCACCGTAACCGCCCGACTGAGCCTTGAAGGGCCGTTGATGGCCGACAGTTTATCGACCCGAAAAATAACCCTTCAACCCGGCCGCGAAAGCCGAACTATCTTCCGCGTATCAACCAAACAGGCAATCGGCCCTGGTGCTATTACCATATCAGTAAACGGCCTAAATGAAACATTTACTGACAAAACAGAGATAACAGTTCGTCCGGCGGCTTCGCTGCAAAAAATAACACAGTCGGGTGCTGTAGCGGGCGGAAAAACCCAAACGCTGCAACTGGCCGGAAATGGTTTCCTGCCCGGAACGGCGCGGGCCAGCGTGTCGCTAAGCCGATCGCCAGTTGCGCAGTATGGCAACGAATTGTCGTATCTGCTAGGCTATCCACACGGTTGTCTTGAACAAACTATTTCGAAAGCCTTTCCGCAGTTATACTTCGCCGATCTGACCAAACAGCTTGGCAGCAATACTTATTTTGTTCGTTCGGGAGAAAGCGACCTAAACCCGGCTACCAATGTTCGGCAGGCCGTTCAGAAAATTGAAGGCCAGCAGACACAAAACGGTGGTTTTTCGATGTGGCCCGGACAACCCGAGGTCGATGAATGGGCCACCGCCTATGCCGTTCATTTTCTGAGCCAGGCACAGGAAGCAGGTTATGAAGTTCGGAACTCGGTGCTAAGTTCGGCACTCGATCACCTGACCAACTTCACCAACAATCCAGCTACCGAAAACGTCGTATCGTATGACGAATCGGGCGGGCGAACGGTGAAAAAAGTAGCCAGTCGAACGGCTATTTATGGATTGTATGCGCTGGCTATAGCCGGTAAGCCCAATCGGTCGGCTATGAACTACTACAAACAGACTATTGGCTCCTTAACACCCGATAGTCGTTATTTGCTGGCAGCGGCTTTTTTCCGGCTGGGCGACACACGAAGTTTCAATGCACTACTACCCAAACAGTTTACCGACGCTACAACCGACCGGCAAACCGGCGGTAGTTATGCGTCGCCCTTACGAAATCTGGCCCTGACACTCGACGCTCTGGTCGATACGGACCGCGATAATCTCCAGATTCCAACCCTGGCCCGCCAATTGTCTACGGCACTTCGCCAGTCTGGTTATCTGAACACCCAGGAAGCTGCCTTTGCGTTTCTGGCCCTTGGAAAACTAGCCCACCAACATGCCAATAGTACGGCAACGGCCACACTCTCAGCCGGTGGAAAATCGCTCGGAGCAATGACCGGCACATTCCTGAACATTAAACGTGTTCCTACAAACCAACCCCTCTCACTAACGGCAAAAGGTTCGGGCAATGTCTATTATTTTGCCCAGAGCGAAGGCGTTCCGGCAGACGGTAAAATCTCCGAAGAAGATAATGGTCTGCGGGTACGCCGGGATTTTCTGGATCGCGACGGCAAACCAATAGGCGACATCCGGCAAAACGATCTGGTTGTTGTGAAAATTACGCTGGTGAGTACAAATGGTCTGACCATCGATAATGTTGTTGTTACGGATTTGCTTCCGGCCGGGCTGGAAGTAGAAAACCCCCGCCTGACCGAACAGCGCGATATGCCCTGGATTAAGAATCCGACGCAGCCCGATCATTTTGATTTACGCGACGATCGTATCAATTTTTACACAACCGCTACCGCAACTCAGCGTACGTTCTACTACCTGGCCAGAGCCGTTTCCAAAGGACGCTACGTACTGGGGCCTGTTTCGGCCGATGCTATGTATAATGGCGACTATCATAGTTATAATGGGTCGGGAATAGTAACCATAAAATAG